A part of Lacinutrix sp. 5H-3-7-4 genomic DNA contains:
- a CDS encoding SPFH domain-containing protein yields MGQFILIPIIFFGLIILISAFFVVKQQTAVIVERFGKFHSIRQSGLHLKIPLVDRIAGRLSLKIQQLDVIIETKTLDDVFVRLKVSVQYKVIKDKVYDAFYKLDYPHDQITSYVFDVVRAEVPKMKLDDVFVRKDDIALAVKAELNDAMMDYGFDIIKTLVTDIDPDAQVKAAMNRINASEREKTAAQYEGDAARILIVEKAKAEAESKRLQGQGIADQRREIARGLEESVEVLNKVGINSQEASALIVVTQHYDTLQSIGQETNSNLILLPNSPQAGSNMLNDMVASFTASNQIGEAMKNAKKKKELE; encoded by the coding sequence ATGGGACAATTTATTCTTATTCCGATTATATTTTTCGGACTTATTATTTTAATATCTGCTTTCTTCGTAGTAAAGCAACAAACCGCTGTTATTGTAGAGCGTTTTGGTAAATTTCATAGCATACGTCAATCTGGTTTACACTTAAAAATACCATTAGTAGACCGTATTGCAGGACGTTTAAGTTTAAAAATACAGCAATTAGATGTTATTATAGAGACAAAAACGTTAGATGATGTGTTTGTACGTTTAAAAGTTTCTGTACAGTATAAAGTAATAAAAGACAAAGTGTATGATGCATTTTATAAACTAGATTACCCACATGATCAAATAACATCTTATGTATTTGATGTTGTACGTGCCGAAGTACCAAAAATGAAATTAGACGATGTTTTTGTTAGAAAAGATGATATTGCCTTAGCTGTAAAAGCAGAATTAAATGATGCTATGATGGATTACGGATTTGATATTATTAAAACCTTAGTTACAGATATCGATCCAGATGCACAGGTAAAAGCTGCCATGAACCGCATTAACGCATCTGAACGTGAAAAAACTGCTGCACAATATGAAGGTGATGCTGCACGTATTTTAATTGTAGAAAAAGCAAAAGCCGAAGCAGAAAGTAAACGTTTACAAGGTCAAGGTATTGCAGACCAACGTCGTGAAATTGCTCGTGGTCTTGAAGAAAGTGTAGAGGTTTTAAATAAAGTTGGTATTAATTCTCAAGAAGCATCTGCTTTAATTGTTGTGACACAGCATTACGATACTTTACAATCTATAGGTCAAGAAACAAACAGTAATTTAATTTTACTACCTAATTCGCCACAAGCGGGAAGTAATATGTTAAACGATATGGTTGCTAGTTTTACTGCTAGTAATCAAATTGGAGAAGCTATGAAAAATGCAAAAAAGAAAAAGGAATTAGAATAA